GAATTAAGTAGTTTTAATGCAATTATTATATTtgcgttttaaaaaaaaaaacttaatatgTATTACAATTTATCAAGAATCCAATAACTTTCTTCTTTTCGAATTTAGAATTCATAAACACAAAATTTTAACTTTTATCTCTGCTTCTAAACATGTTTGGAATGTTTTCTCTGGAATTATTGAATTTTACTGTGTAAAAGGTTGATGCAAGTGGAGTAGTAACGCCAAAGCTAACTTCAGACCCACATCTTTTAACTTCAATCTCGTGAAGTCCGAATTTGATTTTGAAGCGACTAAACTTTAAAAAACTTTATAACCTTGGGCTATTCTTTAAATAGGGTGTTAAAATGGCTATTTGTGCACTTTCCCCAATTTTCATAGCAATGaccatgaataaaattgaatcATCTTGAAGAGTTTAAAGACTTTCCATGCCATTATATCTTTTCAAGTTCTAAAAAGCTTCCATTTTTTCTTCTTAATTTCTTAAAGGATTAGAGCAAGTAGCGACTGGACAATAGAAACTTCATactaagcctttttttttttttttcatcaggTTAGTTCTTCGTCTTTCTAGACTTTTTTTTAGCAGTATTTTGTTAGGTAACAAAGTGGTTGGTAAATATTATTACAAAATTGATTCTCTGCTTGAGCTTTAGCTACTACTTGCCATTGTTGTAATCATGTTATTATTACATAAACAAAGAATGAGCTGATGACCTATGCACGCAATGTGTTCGATTATTTGCTCATTAGACTTTCAACCTCTAGTGTTTAAAAGAAGTAGCTTTTAACTTTAACCAAAGGCCTTAGAGCAACGGTAAGTTGTCTGGTCACACGTTCGAGCCGTGAAAGCATGCACTAATGCTTGTCTTAGGACAGACTATCTACATTATACTTCTTGGTATGTGGCCCTTCCCCAGACCTGCTAATGCggaatgctttttttttttttgctctttgaACGGTAACCAAAGGCATATGTAGGATTTTAAGTTTGTGCATATGGAGTACCACCGTACACACTACTTCTTTGTCTCAATGACTGTTGCCTTATTTTAAATTCATTTTTGTTAAATCTTATtcagatgtgtgtgtgtgtgtaatacGTATACGTACGTGCAcagttatgtgtgtgtgtgtgtatacgtTTATCACTGATTTAGGGTAACAGATGTTCTTATAGGTTGGGTTTGCTCCTGCTCCCCGTGAGTATTCCCTTTCCCTTTTATGTACAGCAGTTTGATGATCCTgctttgggcatgtgatgcggagagctgaaaatgccccagtgcggaggtgcgagaggttggccagctacggtttcagaagaggtagaggtaggccgaagaagtattggggggaagtgattagacaggacatggcgcatttcctgcttacggaggacatgaccttagataggagggtatggaggaatcatattagggtagaaggatagtaggtagtcgcgtttatcctcccttaagagtagttatgttgttctatagtttcttgtatcttgatttctgcgagtatctgttggtttcgAATGATTTATTTACTTCCAttgtttcattttcatagttatctatagcagttgatactccttttaccatgactttcttgttttgttatttcttgttttcatattgttttcgatacgcttgatcatatctaaccttttgtcttttcctctctttttctcctctcttgagccgagggtctttcggaaacagccgccctacctttcaaggtgggggttaggtctgcgtacactctatcctccccagaccccacatagtgggattatactgggcttgttgctgttgttgtacaGCAGTTTGATGATCCTGCTTTTAACATCTTCTGCTAAGAAAGAGAAATGAAACTTAAGAAGAGTTAGTACTGTGCTCAACTTCAATATTAATATATTATGGCTTCTAAACATTGTCTTACTAGCTTCTCCATGAAATGTAGCTATATGAGTTGCCATTTAATATTAACTTTGGATGAAATGCTCCTCTACTTTCCTCTTCTTCTGTTTATCTTTTTATTAGTATGTATATAAGACTATGGTGAGGATGTTCAAGTGGTCTGCCATTAAGTTTATGTTTTCTATTTTGTGTTTTGTACACTTAAAAGAGTGATAAATTTGTGGTCTTAATTTTGATTGGTGTCATCAACAGGTTTCTTATATTAGGAGTTTCTCTCAGAGATTTTAATCCTCCCAGCAGAGCATCTAAGCAAGGGAAAATGGTCATCCATTCTGCATTAAATCTTAACTTTTCCGCAATTTCATCACTCTCTGCTCTCAAAGCAGGGCAACaattttgttcttgctcttttgCTAACTTCCTATTGCCGCCTCCTTTGAAACGTCTGACTTGCTTTGCCACTTCAAGAAAGTCTGAAGAGGAACATGTGCCTGATCCTAAGCAGAACTCTGGTTCAAGGCCTAGGAAAGCTACTGGGTCCCAGGAAAGTAAAGTTACTGTTAATGAAGACAAAGGTTCCGCCAAGATCTTCCCCACAACAATACCCAAAAAGCCAAGGCGTGGTCGCAGGAGTGAAGCAGCTGCAGTTGAGGATTTTGTTCGTGATTCGTTAGAAAAGACATTTGCTTCTATCCGGGAGAAGAACTCTGAAATAATGAAAGATACTGAGAATATCCTCAAAGATAGGGTTGATGATGACACTGATTCTGATCAAAGtagtgatgatgaagatgatAGCAGCAAGgatatgaaagaaaataaaatgatTGTTGAGGAAGAGGATCCAGATTGGCCTCTAGATGCAGATGTTGGATGGGGAATTAGAGCATCAGAGTATTTTGACAAGCATCCAATAAAAAATGTAGTAGGAGAAAACGGAGTTGAGATCGATTGGGAGGGGGAGATTGATGATTGTTGGGTGAAAGAAATCAATTGTCTTGAGTGGGAGAGCTTCGCTTTTCATCCCAGTCCCCTCATTGTTCTTGTTTTCGAGAGATATAATCGGCAAGTGAATCGTGTTTTTTGAACTAATTGAAGTTCTTAGAGTGTATCTTGTAGGCAATATGCAGTTCTTTTATGTTCTCTGAAACATTTTTGTAAATGCACAGGGCTAGTGACAACTGGAAAGCACTTAAGGAGCTAGAGAAAGCGGCCCAGGTGTACTGGAGTGCCAAAGAACGCTTGCCTCCTCGGGTTTGTGAAACATAATCACTTCTCTGTACATTGTCCACTAGTCAACAATCTTAACTTAGCTTTCCTCGTGTAGACTGTGAAGATTGACATAAACATTGAGAGGGATCTAGCCTATGCTCTTAAAGTTAAAGAGTCTCCACAAATATTGTTCTTACGAGGAAA
Above is a genomic segment from Lycium barbarum isolate Lr01 chromosome 12, ASM1917538v2, whole genome shotgun sequence containing:
- the LOC132622365 gene encoding thioredoxin-like fold domain-containing protein MRL7, chloroplastic: MVIHSALNLNFSAISSLSALKAGQQFCSCSFANFLLPPPLKRLTCFATSRKSEEEHVPDPKQNSGSRPRKATGSQESKVTVNEDKGSAKIFPTTIPKKPRRGRRSEAAAVEDFVRDSLEKTFASIREKNSEIMKDTENILKDRVDDDTDSDQSSDDEDDSSKDMKENKMIVEEEDPDWPLDADVGWGIRASEYFDKHPIKNVVGENGVEIDWEGEIDDCWVKEINCLEWESFAFHPSPLIVLVFERYNRASDNWKALKELEKAAQVYWSAKERLPPRTVKIDINIERDLAYALKVKESPQILFLRGNRILYREKDIRTADDLVQMIAYFYYNAKKPSCINDAALSQRS